The following coding sequences lie in one Rutidosis leptorrhynchoides isolate AG116_Rl617_1_P2 chromosome 4, CSIRO_AGI_Rlap_v1, whole genome shotgun sequence genomic window:
- the LOC139843932 gene encoding LOW QUALITY PROTEIN: BTB/POZ domain-containing protein At5g60050-like (The sequence of the model RefSeq protein was modified relative to this genomic sequence to represent the inferred CDS: inserted 2 bases in 1 codon), whose product MAASSDLTKSKQQVSTMLKQGFISDLFLSSPQPETPNRITQSPIRPIPIPTSTPSPTLFEMMSEEQSRDSTHQQQHLQTLDPTRTRIEERVARVLSEAPFRNPGEYGLGFGDVKLTCTARDGFSVSMDVHKEVLVGRSRFFKEKLGRRSGSHHSVEICECDDVVVYIETLVLMYCDQPKVKMVGETVSKILGLLKVCDALKFDDGISSCLEFLEAVPWSEDEEEKVITYLNELHIHDDHEVLQRVVSDPTTSTTIDDIFMRLLTGVLHTKDEKARKEMKSLISRLLKDEKTSFPQNKHEISKDTVYXICDKCVTSLILCLSDATSSDENRRTMSDISREADNLEWVADILIEKRICEDFVTIWAGQNELATLHSKVPTMYRHKISRITAQLCIAVGRGNVLVPKETRVALLSTWLEALYDDFGWIKRGSRLVDRRLIEDGVSQIILTLPLSQQQSFLMSWFDRFLEKGDDCLYIQRAFEIWWRRAFVRQSVVEPQLQITVCDYPS is encoded by the exons ATGGCAGCATCATCTGATCTCACTAAATCAAAACAACAAGTTTCCACTATGTTAAAACAAGGTTTCATCTCCGATCTCTTCCTTTCTTCACCACAACCCGAAACCCCGAACAGAATCACCCAAAGCCCGATCCGACCCATACCCATACCCACATCCACACCCAGTCCCACTCTTTTCGAAATGATGTCTGAAGAACAATCACGTGACTCCACACATCAACAACAGCACCTACAAACTCTCGACCCGACCCGGACTCGGATAGAAGAACGTGTCGCCAGGGTTTTGTCCGAGGCTCCGTTTAGAAACCCAGGTgagtatgggttagggtttggtgaTGTGAAGCTCACGTGCACGGCACGTGATGGGTTCAGTGTGTCGATGGATGTTCATAAGGAAGTGTTGGTGGGCCGGAGCCGGTTTTTTAAAGAGAAGTTGGGCCGGAGAAGTGGGTCCCATCATTCTGTTGAGATTTGTGAGTGTGATGATGTTGTGGTTTATATTGAAACATTAGTTTTGATGTATTGTGATCAACCTAAAGTTAAGATGGTTGGTGAAACTGTTTCTAAGATCTTAGGTTTGCTCAAG GTTTGTGATGCATTGAAATTTGATGATGGCATATCGTCGTGTTTAGAATTTTTAGAAGCCGTACCTtggtcagaagatgaagaagaaaaagtgATAACGTATCTTAATGAACTTCATATTCATGACGATCATGAAGTTTTACAAAGAGTAGTATCGGATCCAACAACTTCGACAACAATTGACGATATTTTCATGAGATTACTCACCGGTGTTCTACACACAAAAGACGAAAAAGCCCGTAAAGAAATGAAATCCCTAATATCTCGCTTACTTAAAGACGAAAAAACCAGTTTTCCCCAAAATAAACATGAAATTTCAAAAGACACTGTATA CATTTGTGACAAATGTGTTACTTCTCTTATACTCTGTTTATCTGACGCAACGTCTTCAGACGAAAACAGGAGAACGATGAGTGATATCTCTCGAGAAGCTGACAATCTTGAATGGGTTGCGGATATCTTGATTGAAAAAAGGATTTGTGAAGATTTTGTTACGATATGGGCGGGTCAAAATGAGCTTGCTACGCTTCACTCAAAAGTTCCAACAATGTATAGACATAAAATTAGCAGGATTACTGCGCAGTTATGCATTGCAGTTGGTAGAGGGAACGTTTTGGTGCCAAAAGAGACACGTGTCGCTTTACTTTCAACATGGTTGGAAGCTTTATACGATGATTTTGGATGGATAAAACGTGGGTCAAGATTGGTTGACCGAAGGTTAATTGAAGATGGGGTGAGCCAGATTATTCTTACATTGCCGTTATCACAACAACAGTCGTTCTTGATGAGTTGGTTTGATCGGTTTCTGGAAAAAGGAGATGATTGTTTGTATATACAACGAGCGTTTGAGATTTGGTGGAGACGGGCTTTTGTTAGACAATCGGTGGTTGAACCGCAGTTGCAGATAACTGTGTGTGATTACCCGAGTTGA